A DNA window from Gemmatimonadota bacterium contains the following coding sequences:
- a CDS encoding nucleotidyl transferase AbiEii/AbiGii toxin family protein codes for MIDRREILNAAEVSNVGPQIAEKDYVLGWVLWGIFGNEELAGNWVFKGGTCLKKCFFETYRFSEDLDFTVKDPSQLNARFLESVFAEVSEKVHEETGIALPVEFRRFKIYENQRGEKACQGRVGYRGPVSPRGNNAPRIKLDLISDERIALPPVQTRIFHPFSDDPENGIVVQCYAYEEVFAEKVRALGERTRPRDLYDVINLYRNEGIRPAARVLLDVLRSKCEFKGIDVPTLEMLEPFRPELEGSWESMLGHQLPALLPVQHFWDQLEEFFLWLFGELIPERPAPYTGEEGEELIRDRYIFNAVPRRARAHLEVIRFAAANRICAELDYLGRTRTIEPYSLRLSRAGNVVLHAHNVDKNAHRSYRVDQIERARLTSTAFVPRHEIELTPTGPYKIKPTAMRRSLLGWPRTNYETHGPVFILECPMCDRHFKRQRRRTTKLNRHNDEWGDPCPGRYGHWVDTEY; via the coding sequence ATGATCGATAGACGAGAGATCCTGAATGCTGCTGAAGTATCTAATGTCGGCCCCCAAATCGCCGAGAAGGACTACGTCTTGGGGTGGGTACTGTGGGGTATATTCGGGAACGAAGAGCTTGCTGGAAACTGGGTGTTTAAGGGCGGTACTTGCCTTAAGAAGTGTTTCTTCGAGACCTACCGTTTTTCCGAAGATCTGGATTTCACAGTTAAAGATCCGTCTCAGTTGAACGCCAGGTTTCTCGAATCGGTATTCGCCGAGGTTAGCGAAAAGGTCCACGAAGAAACCGGGATTGCGCTGCCGGTTGAATTCAGGCGATTCAAGATCTACGAAAACCAACGTGGTGAGAAAGCCTGTCAGGGGCGTGTCGGATATCGAGGACCGGTATCGCCACGAGGGAACAACGCGCCGAGGATCAAACTCGATCTAATCTCAGACGAACGTATCGCCTTACCTCCTGTTCAAACCCGTATATTCCATCCATTCAGTGACGATCCTGAAAACGGAATCGTTGTGCAGTGTTATGCCTATGAGGAGGTCTTTGCCGAGAAAGTACGTGCCCTGGGTGAGAGAACCCGGCCGCGAGACCTATACGATGTAATCAACCTCTACCGAAATGAGGGTATTCGTCCTGCGGCGAGAGTGCTACTCGATGTGCTACGTTCCAAATGCGAATTCAAAGGAATCGACGTACCAACTTTGGAAATGCTGGAGCCATTCAGACCGGAGCTGGAGGGCTCATGGGAGTCAATGTTGGGACATCAATTACCGGCACTACTCCCAGTGCAACACTTTTGGGATCAACTCGAAGAGTTCTTTCTCTGGTTGTTCGGTGAGCTAATTCCTGAAAGACCTGCTCCGTACACGGGTGAGGAAGGGGAGGAATTGATTCGGGACAGGTATATCTTTAATGCAGTTCCAAGGAGGGCGCGAGCACATCTCGAGGTTATTCGATTTGCTGCCGCCAATCGGATATGTGCTGAATTAGATTACCTGGGTAGGACACGAACAATCGAACCGTATTCGTTGCGACTATCCAGGGCGGGCAACGTTGTACTTCACGCGCATAACGTTGACAAGAATGCCCACAGGAGTTACAGGGTTGATCAGATTGAACGTGCTCGATTGACCAGTACGGCCTTCGTGCCGCGGCACGAGATTGAGTTAACGCCGACCGGGCCATACAAGATAAAACCTACAGCAATGCGCAGGAGTCTATTAGGGTGGCCACGCACCAACTACGAAACCCACGGACCGGTATTCATTCTGGAATGTCCTATGTGCGATCGGCATTTCAAACGTCAGAGGAGGAGGACAACAAAACTCAATCGACATAACGACGAATGGGGTGATCCGTGTCCCGGCCGGTATGGTCACTGGGTTGATACGGAGTATTGA